A region of Theileria annulata chromosome 2, complete sequence, *** SEQUENCING IN PROGRESS *** DNA encodes the following proteins:
- a CDS encoding translocation protein (SEC62 homologue), putative (all_bases.C.cand.321 - translocation protein sec62, putative;~2 probable transmembrane helices predicted for TA12935 by TMHMM2.0 at aa 177-199 and 224-246), with translation MSKKNKDYKTNNELSSLMDVMLKGGVKVKSAAEVGKRAVQFTRGDEILKWLMNNKELVYNKCPSFFQNSKLEDNQDVSNFVDNLIENGFMYRAQYQPLEGTLEKSETGSYKRPMWPKRLIRTQKQRFDTVGFYIISYEGSQKWNYLKLCGIIFGIIVSNVYVPSVATVFKALNVMASIILRLILFLIMWFCGYDFWLFPNLFDEDLGVVDSFKPLYSFTYRKDNLTMMACRLLCSILIGVSIYQLGKTHDINDIYKFTKQSFLDVLDWGHQKLAAPPEETSFYKSLGVDLTTEFKEKGSEEPTEEGEEDDYNCLLGCGFKSLDDLVKNCMTDCDCMSNLLENSCLRHCPNETVSSLTEVKIDICKRYKRKQTDL, from the exons ATGTCTAAAAAGAAC AAGGACTATAAAACTAACAACGAACTCTCATCTCTCATGGATGTAATGCTTAAGGGAGGAGTCAAAGTTAAATCAGCAGCAGAG GTCGGGAAAAGAGCAGTTCAATTCACGAGAGGTGATGAGATATTAAAATGGCTAATGAATAACAAAGAACTTGTATATAATAAG TGTCCGAGCTTTTTTCAAAACTCGAAATTGGAAGATAACCAAGATGTATCAAATTTTGTGGATAACCTTATTGAAAATGGATTCATGTATCGCGCACAGTATCAACCA CTTGAAGGAACACTAGAAAAGTCTGAAACAGGATCAT ACAAGAGACCAATGTGGCCAAAAAGATTAATCAGAACACAAAAACAAAGATTTGATACTGTAGGATTCTATATCATCTCATACGAAGGGAGCCAAAAGTggaattatttgaaattatgTGGAATAATTTTCGGAATCATCGTGA GCAATGTGTATGTTCCAAGCGTGGCCACTGTATTTAAAGCTCTCAATGTG ATGGCGTCAATAATCCTAAGATTAATCCTTTTCCTGATCATGTGGTTCTGCGGATACGATTTCTGGCTTTTCCCGAACCTCTTCGACGAAGATCTTGGAGTTGTAGACTCATTCAAGCCACTATACTCCTTTACATACCGAAAAGATAACCTAACAATGATGGCATGTAGATTACTTTGCTCAATCCTAATTGGAG TTTCTATCTATCAACTGGGGAAAACCCATGATATAAACgatatatacaaattcaCAAAACAATCATTTTTGGACGTACTAGATTGGGGCCACCAGAAACTTGCAGCTC CACCTGAGGAAACTTCTTTTTACAAATCACTCGGAGTTGATTTGACCACCGAGTTCAAGGAAAAGGGGTCAGAAGAACCCACAGAAGAAGGAGAAGAAGATG ATTACAATTGCCTTCTGGGCTGTGGTTTCAAATCATTAGACGATTTGGTTAAGAATTGTATGACTGATTGCGATTGTATGAGC AATTTGTTGGAAAATAGCTGTTTGAGGCACTGTCCAAACGAGACAGTCTCATCTTTGACTGAAGTCAAAATCGACATTTGTAAAAGATACAAGAGGAAACAAACAGACTTATAA
- a CDS encoding ribosomal protein L20, putative (all_bases.cand.1491 - ribosomal protein l20), whose product MKIPRDIVFQVVRGFRGRTKGCLKLASVRAAKALNYSFHSRRKRHSQIRAHWISTINRASREWWVIYSRFIGSLSRVNCSLSKKSLFILALNEPVSFKCLVDESKYLLNEVVEKRRDISNI is encoded by the exons atgaaaatcCCCAGGGATATTGTTTTCCAAGTAGTTCGAGGTTTTAGAGGCAGAACTAAAGGCTGTCTAAAACTTGCTTCAGTTCGTGCCGCCAAAGCTTTAAACTACTCCTTCCACTCCAGGAGAAAACGACACAGCCAAATCCGG GCTCATTGGATTTCCACTATAAACCGCGCATCTAGAGAATGGTGGGTAATATACTCAAGATTTATCGGATCCTTAAGCAGAGTTAACTGCTCATTATCCAAAAAGTCGCTGTTCATCCTAGCACTGAACGAGCCAGTTAGTTTCAAATGTCTGGTTGACGaatcaaaatatttacTTAACGAAGTAGTAGAGAAAAGAAGAGATATATCTAACatatag